A DNA window from Deltaproteobacteria bacterium contains the following coding sequences:
- the glnA gene encoding type I glutamate--ammonia ligase, whose amino-acid sequence MTPKDAVRIAREQHAEAVDFKFMDLLGTWQHFTIPLSEYEEDIFEEGLGFDGSSIRGWQAINASDMLVMPDPATAVMDPFCAVPTLSLICNIVDPITKEDYTRDPRNIARKAEAYLKSTGVGDTAYFGPEPEFFIFDDVRFDQNQHEGYYHIDSVEGVWNSGRNEGPNLGYKPRYKEGYFPVPPTDSQQDIRQEMVQYMEKVGIRIERQHHEVATAGQAEIDMRFLSLVKMADALQWYKYVVKNVARKHGKTATFMPKPIFGDNGSGMHVHQSIWKGEKPLFAGDGYGGMSELAMHYIAGILAHAPALCAIVAPTANSYRRLVPGFEAPVNLAYSARNRSAAVRIPMYSPNPKAKRIEVRFPDPSSNGYLAFAALLMAGLDGVERKLHPGDPLDKDIYSLTPDELANVPSVPGSLEGSLQALEKDHAFLLKGDVFTEDVIQTWVEYKRGKELDPLRLRPHPHEFALYFDV is encoded by the coding sequence ATGACCCCGAAAGACGCAGTGCGCATCGCGCGCGAACAACACGCCGAGGCCGTCGATTTCAAATTCATGGATCTCCTCGGCACGTGGCAACACTTCACCATTCCTCTGAGTGAGTACGAGGAAGATATTTTCGAGGAAGGGTTGGGCTTCGATGGCTCGTCCATCCGCGGCTGGCAAGCCATTAACGCCTCGGACATGCTCGTGATGCCCGATCCCGCGACGGCGGTAATGGACCCGTTCTGCGCAGTGCCGACCCTGAGCTTAATCTGCAATATCGTCGATCCCATCACCAAAGAAGATTACACTCGCGATCCGCGCAATATCGCGCGCAAAGCTGAGGCTTATCTGAAGTCCACCGGCGTCGGAGACACTGCCTATTTCGGTCCAGAGCCGGAATTTTTCATTTTCGACGACGTGCGCTTTGATCAGAACCAACACGAAGGTTACTACCACATAGATTCCGTGGAAGGCGTGTGGAATTCTGGACGCAACGAAGGCCCCAACCTCGGTTACAAACCGCGCTACAAAGAAGGGTATTTCCCGGTTCCTCCGACCGACTCGCAGCAAGACATCCGCCAAGAGATGGTGCAGTACATGGAGAAGGTTGGCATTCGCATCGAGCGCCAGCACCACGAAGTAGCCACCGCCGGACAGGCGGAAATCGACATGCGCTTTCTGTCGCTGGTGAAGATGGCGGACGCGCTCCAATGGTACAAATACGTCGTCAAGAACGTCGCGCGGAAGCACGGCAAGACGGCGACCTTCATGCCGAAACCGATTTTCGGCGATAACGGCTCGGGCATGCACGTCCACCAGTCCATCTGGAAAGGCGAGAAGCCTCTGTTTGCTGGCGACGGCTACGGCGGCATGAGCGAATTGGCCATGCATTACATCGCCGGCATCCTCGCCCACGCTCCGGCGCTGTGCGCGATCGTAGCTCCGACCGCCAACTCGTACCGCCGCCTTGTCCCTGGCTTCGAGGCTCCGGTGAACTTGGCTTACTCCGCGCGTAACCGCTCCGCTGCAGTGCGTATCCCCATGTATTCGCCGAACCCGAAAGCGAAGCGGATCGAAGTCCGGTTCCCCGATCCGTCTAGCAATGGCTACTTGGCGTTTGCCGCCCTCTTGATGGCCGGTCTCGACGGTGTCGAGCGCAAGCTGCATCCGGGAGATCCGCTGGATAAGGACATTTACTCGCTCACGCCGGACGAACTCGCCAACGTCCCTTCGGTCCCAGGCTCTTTGGAAGGCTCACTCCAAGCGTTGGAAAAAGATCATGCCTTTTTGCTCAAAGGGGATGTCTTTACCGAAGATGTGATTCAAACCTGGGTCGAGTACAAGCGCGGGAAAGAACTTGATCCGCTGCGGTTGCGTCCGCATCCGCACGAATTCGCGCTGTATTTCGACGTGTAA
- a CDS encoding P-II family nitrogen regulator — protein sequence MKKIEAIIKPFKLDEVKESLNTIGVRGLTVSEVKGFGRQKGHTELYRGAEYVVDFLPKVKLEIIVGEDLVGKVVETIEKAARTGRIGDGKIFVTSVEEVVRIRTGERGEEAI from the coding sequence ATGAAAAAAATCGAAGCCATCATTAAGCCGTTCAAACTCGATGAGGTTAAGGAAAGTCTCAACACTATTGGAGTACGCGGCCTAACGGTCAGCGAGGTCAAGGGCTTCGGCCGTCAGAAGGGCCACACCGAGTTGTACCGGGGAGCGGAATACGTCGTGGATTTCCTCCCCAAGGTCAAGCTCGAAATTATCGTCGGCGAAGACCTGGTCGGGAAAGTCGTGGAAACCATCGAAAAGGCGGCGCGCACGGGGCGCATCGGCGATGGGAAGATTTTCGTGACGTCGGTCGAGGAGGTCGTCCGTATCCGCACCGGCGAACGCGGCGAGGAAGCCATTTGA
- the plsY gene encoding glycerol-3-phosphate 1-O-acyltransferase PlsY, giving the protein MTILLVIVLAYVAGSVPTGAIIARRLGINVRKVGSGNIGATNVARSVGKKAGLLTLLGDVAKGLTPVLVVRYLELGDTAMACAAVAAALGHLFSPFLGFSGGKGVATGFGVFLGLAPTAILLAFAVFALTFAVSRIVSLASLAATAATPMLLLALSYPLAPVIAAMVIAGFIIARHQENIARLLRGQEPKFSLKKSPPSAA; this is encoded by the coding sequence ATGACTATTCTACTCGTCATCGTACTCGCCTATGTGGCCGGCTCCGTCCCTACTGGTGCCATCATCGCCAGGAGATTAGGCATCAATGTTCGTAAAGTGGGGAGTGGGAACATCGGGGCCACCAACGTCGCGCGTAGCGTAGGCAAAAAGGCCGGACTGCTCACGCTACTCGGAGATGTCGCGAAGGGACTGACTCCCGTGCTCGTCGTCCGCTACTTGGAGTTAGGGGACACCGCGATGGCATGTGCGGCCGTAGCGGCAGCGCTGGGGCACCTCTTTTCTCCTTTCCTGGGCTTCTCCGGTGGCAAAGGTGTGGCAACCGGGTTTGGCGTCTTTCTTGGTTTGGCTCCGACAGCAATTCTGCTCGCCTTTGCGGTGTTTGCGCTCACGTTTGCCGTGAGCCGCATCGTCTCCCTCGCCTCGCTCGCGGCGACGGCGGCAACTCCCATGCTCCTGCTCGCGCTGTCCTACCCGCTTGCGCCGGTGATTGCGGCCATGGTCATTGCGGGTTTTATCATCGCTCGTCATCAAGAGAACATCGCTCGGCTGCTGAGGGGGCAAGAGCCGAAATTTAGCCTCAAAAAATCTCCGCCCTCTGCTGCTTAA
- a CDS encoding GNAT family N-acetyltransferase has translation MPGMHDTAVKIRRGKRTDLPALQTLLYPNVPDVPVAADTVHTRHWRRLASDPGLDFYVAEQEGAILGMLLVCYVRELRECGWQAIMDTVLPASASGLLGQNLLDFAKARARQRGCRRLLAWRRDTMDDHQVTALTQGGFHAVGDVLSCDL, from the coding sequence ATGCCCGGCATGCATGACACGGCAGTCAAAATTCGTCGCGGCAAACGCACCGATCTTCCCGCCTTGCAGACGCTGCTCTATCCCAATGTGCCCGACGTGCCGGTCGCTGCCGACACCGTGCATACACGGCACTGGCGACGACTGGCGAGCGACCCCGGTCTCGATTTTTACGTGGCGGAACAAGAAGGAGCGATTCTCGGAATGCTGCTGGTTTGCTACGTGCGGGAACTGCGGGAATGCGGTTGGCAGGCCATTATGGATACCGTGCTGCCGGCGTCCGCCTCCGGCCTGCTCGGCCAGAATCTCCTCGACTTCGCCAAAGCCCGGGCACGCCAACGCGGCTGTCGCCGTTTGCTGGCGTGGCGTCGCGACACGATGGACGATCACCAGGTGACCGCGCTGACCCAGGGCGGGTTTCATGCAGTTGGAGACGTGTTATCTTGCGACCTGTAA
- the rlmD gene encoding 23S rRNA (uracil(1939)-C(5))-methyltransferase RlmD, translating to MLDATRSMTIDRLSYGPAGVGRLDGKAIFVPETAPGDVVEVRIEEEKKGYARGRVTALLTASPFRREPPCPYVQRCGGCPWQHLTYEEQLRSKETLVQEQLRRIGGLAEVPLLPILPSPREWRYRQRIRLHVEQNTRLGFSPSRSHAVVEIQDCLIAWEGVAAHLQLAREWVAALRTPVAQLELAVNEGAVKDGGEQEEPNVVILGEARGPLHSTDEAACERFLAAHLQCVGLMLSGREWQRTWGDTSLTFSSEESVLTARDGAFTQVNPAANRVLTASLLQLCAVHDRQRVIELYCGAGNFSVALARRARGLIGIEQNSAAIAAARANAQRAGLPNARFVHDSALAGVQQLLKSCVQCDVIVLDPPRTGAAEVIDVLPQLGASMIAYVSCDPATLARDLRRLQHHGYRLQAVQPIDMFPQTYHVETIAVSVLT from the coding sequence ATGCTAGACGCTACTCGCTCCATGACCATCGATCGTCTTTCCTACGGCCCTGCTGGAGTGGGCCGCCTTGACGGGAAAGCGATTTTCGTGCCTGAGACCGCGCCGGGCGATGTCGTCGAAGTGAGGATCGAGGAAGAGAAGAAGGGCTATGCCAGAGGCCGTGTCACAGCGCTGCTGACCGCGTCCCCTTTCCGCCGAGAACCGCCTTGCCCCTACGTGCAGCGCTGCGGAGGATGTCCGTGGCAACACCTGACCTATGAGGAGCAACTGCGCTCCAAGGAGACGCTGGTCCAAGAGCAACTGCGGCGCATCGGTGGCCTGGCCGAAGTTCCGCTGTTGCCCATCCTCCCTTCGCCGCGCGAGTGGCGCTATCGACAGCGCATTCGCCTCCATGTCGAACAAAACACGCGCTTGGGGTTTTCGCCCTCACGCTCGCATGCGGTAGTGGAAATCCAGGACTGCTTGATTGCGTGGGAAGGCGTGGCTGCGCATCTTCAGCTTGCGCGAGAATGGGTGGCTGCTTTGCGCACGCCGGTTGCGCAGCTCGAACTTGCCGTCAACGAAGGCGCGGTGAAGGACGGGGGCGAGCAAGAGGAACCGAACGTGGTGATACTCGGCGAGGCCCGAGGGCCGCTGCATTCGACGGATGAGGCTGCCTGCGAGCGGTTTCTGGCCGCGCATCTGCAGTGCGTGGGGTTGATGTTGTCTGGTCGCGAGTGGCAACGAACCTGGGGCGATACGTCTCTGACGTTCTCCTCGGAGGAATCGGTGCTGACCGCGCGAGATGGTGCCTTTACGCAGGTCAACCCTGCTGCGAATCGAGTGCTGACCGCGTCGCTCTTACAGCTCTGTGCTGTGCATGATCGGCAGCGCGTTATCGAGTTGTACTGCGGAGCCGGGAACTTCAGCGTAGCGCTGGCTCGTCGCGCCCGAGGACTTATCGGCATAGAACAAAACAGCGCCGCCATCGCCGCCGCGCGCGCCAATGCCCAGCGCGCCGGTCTGCCGAACGCACGTTTTGTCCACGACTCGGCGCTCGCTGGCGTGCAGCAGTTGCTCAAGAGCTGCGTCCAGTGTGACGTGATCGTACTCGACCCGCCACGCACCGGTGCCGCCGAAGTGATTGACGTGCTTCCTCAACTGGGGGCCTCTATGATCGCCTATGTGTCGTGCGACCCGGCGACGTTGGCGCGTGATCTACGCCGGCTCCAGCACCATGGTTATCGGCTGCAGGCCGTGCAGCCCATCGATATGTTTCCGCAAACCTATCATGTGGAAACCATTGCCGTTTCTGTCTTGACTTGA
- a CDS encoding Rieske 2Fe-2S domain-containing protein, which produces MFQAPPVEIARVGELPAGETKKFYLLVDGREIECFMMNYEGRLFAYVNRCRHVPMTMDWVENQFLTEDKRYILCATHGAAFEPDTGECIFGPPCGKFLDRVPLVIDNDRVIAQRPIEEED; this is translated from the coding sequence GTGTTCCAAGCGCCACCCGTTGAGATTGCCCGCGTCGGCGAGTTACCTGCAGGCGAAACCAAGAAATTCTATCTCCTCGTCGATGGCCGCGAGATCGAATGCTTCATGATGAATTATGAAGGACGGCTCTTCGCCTATGTGAATCGCTGTCGCCATGTTCCGATGACCATGGACTGGGTGGAAAATCAATTCCTCACCGAGGACAAGCGCTATATTCTTTGCGCGACTCACGGCGCGGCGTTCGAGCCTGACACTGGCGAATGTATCTTCGGCCCACCCTGCGGCAAATTCCTGGACCGAGTGCCACTCGTCATCGACAATGACCGTGTCATTGCCCAGCGTCCGATCGAAGAAGAAGATTGA
- a CDS encoding DUF2231 domain-containing protein, with product MQSVVIGLGLSLLWLCPAWAQQSPLPLEDGTFLVFHPVFVHFAIALLLFGFVVDWSGSILEQRQTQAAGRLGFLAGVVALGLAMMTGWIEQELPHPASVFDEQMQTTLFRHEYLGYGLFAFFLVLAIVRMRIQGRLPVLFLLLGLLGSAGLLFQGYLGGELVYRYGAGVRAVQVLSSQPTDPEQKKAPE from the coding sequence ATGCAGAGCGTTGTAATCGGCCTTGGCCTATCTCTCCTCTGGCTCTGCCCGGCCTGGGCGCAACAGAGTCCCTTGCCGTTAGAAGACGGCACCTTCCTCGTTTTCCACCCTGTCTTCGTACACTTCGCCATCGCGTTGCTTTTGTTTGGCTTTGTCGTGGACTGGAGTGGAAGCATACTCGAACAACGACAGACACAGGCCGCCGGTCGTCTCGGTTTCCTGGCGGGTGTGGTGGCCCTGGGGCTGGCGATGATGACCGGGTGGATCGAGCAAGAATTGCCGCATCCGGCCAGTGTGTTCGACGAGCAGATGCAAACGACGCTCTTTCGTCACGAGTATTTGGGGTATGGACTCTTCGCGTTTTTTCTCGTCTTAGCGATCGTTCGGATGCGCATTCAGGGGCGGCTACCTGTGCTGTTTCTGCTGCTGGGTTTGCTCGGTTCGGCGGGGCTGCTCTTCCAAGGCTACTTGGGAGGCGAGTTGGTCTACCGCTACGGTGCTGGGGTGCGTGCCGTACAGGTGCTTAGCTCGCAACCCACAGACCCCGAACAAAAAAAAGCCCCGGAGTGA
- a CDS encoding CDGSH iron-sulfur domain-containing protein: MADVTIRALKNGPLEVTGGTKVTDQKRNEYTGQSDPIYLCRCGQSANKPFCDGTHTKVGFKAEETAG, encoded by the coding sequence ATGGCAGATGTCACTATCCGAGCACTTAAGAATGGGCCGCTCGAAGTCACGGGCGGTACGAAAGTGACGGACCAAAAGCGTAATGAATATACCGGGCAGAGCGATCCGATTTATCTGTGCCGGTGCGGCCAGTCGGCCAACAAGCCGTTTTGCGACGGCACGCACACTAAAGTGGGGTTCAAAGCCGAAGAAACCGCTGGGTGA
- the thiO gene encoding glycine oxidase ThiO gives MTQTADVVVIGGGVIGLAIAWNLMEHQQRILIVEKHQPGQEASSAAAGILAVASGRSRQGPVYRLKRASQALYPALVQEIEQLSGIDVEYQRVGVLDLIRTETDEQKYRQIYQLRREQGSAATWLSAEEVRTLEPHLTADLRGAVHFPDDHHLNNGKLAEAWAKAVEQRGATIRTDATVTEARIANGKVSAVRIGDEWVSTNTVVIAAGSWSRQVGEVFGLTIPVEPAKGQMITVRSTLVRHVISWNDHYLVPRKNGEVVIGSTVEFVGHNKDVSLETMRALIDRSVELVPGLRTAPLHRFWAGLRPYSPSRRPILCRAPGLENVILATGHHRNGIVMAPMTGKLIAELITTGTPSMSLEPFALPLEPVPPPPADESPDEAD, from the coding sequence ATGACACAGACAGCCGACGTTGTCGTTATTGGGGGTGGAGTTATCGGTCTCGCCATTGCCTGGAACCTCATGGAGCATCAACAACGCATTCTCATCGTCGAGAAGCACCAGCCGGGACAGGAGGCCTCGTCCGCCGCTGCCGGGATTCTCGCCGTCGCCAGCGGGCGCTCGCGACAAGGCCCCGTGTATCGGCTCAAACGCGCCAGCCAAGCCCTCTATCCCGCGCTGGTGCAAGAAATCGAGCAGCTTTCGGGGATCGATGTCGAGTACCAAAGAGTTGGCGTGCTCGACTTAATCCGTACTGAAACGGACGAGCAGAAATATCGCCAGATCTATCAACTCCGCCGCGAGCAGGGCTCCGCCGCCACTTGGCTTTCCGCCGAAGAGGTACGCACGTTGGAGCCGCATCTGACTGCCGACCTGCGTGGTGCCGTGCATTTCCCGGACGATCATCACCTCAATAACGGCAAACTCGCCGAAGCCTGGGCGAAAGCGGTTGAGCAACGCGGTGCCACCATCCGCACCGATGCCACCGTCACCGAGGCGCGGATCGCCAACGGCAAAGTGAGCGCCGTCCGCATCGGCGACGAGTGGGTGTCCACCAACACGGTTGTCATCGCGGCTGGGTCGTGGTCCCGCCAAGTGGGCGAGGTCTTCGGCCTGACCATTCCGGTGGAGCCCGCCAAAGGTCAGATGATTACCGTGCGCTCCACGCTGGTGCGGCACGTCATTTCCTGGAACGACCATTACTTGGTGCCACGAAAAAATGGGGAAGTGGTCATCGGCTCGACCGTCGAATTCGTCGGCCATAATAAAGACGTGTCGCTTGAGACCATGCGCGCGCTGATCGACCGCTCCGTGGAGCTGGTGCCGGGCCTGCGCACCGCCCCGCTCCACCGCTTCTGGGCCGGGCTGCGACCCTACTCTCCCTCTCGTCGCCCAATTCTCTGCCGGGCTCCAGGGTTGGAGAATGTCATCCTCGCCACCGGCCATCATCGCAACGGCATCGTCATGGCTCCGATGACGGGCAAGCTCATCGCCGAACTCATCACGACGGGCACGCCCTCGATGTCGCTGGAGCCGTTCGCCTTGCCGCTGGAACCGGTCCCGCCGCCACCGGCGGACGAATCGCCGGATGAAGCGGATTAG
- a CDS encoding enoyl-CoA hydratase/isomerase family protein, whose translation MAYEYLLLEHDEGVATLTLNRPEKQNALSQGLMAELRDALDAIDRDPSIRVVLITGAGRAFSSGFDLSPKELVADAPRDEADWNRLIKLNFDTLMRIWNLRQPVIAAVNGPAIAAGSNLALVCDITIAADTASFGEPEIRHFALSPLLLLPYLSNNNKAMHYLYYSGDTIGAEEALKLGLVSKVVAPDQLLPEARRVAQRIARVPAYPVQITKRSIKAAYEMMGFKNAMELHRANDALVIDASQIEEKRKLMSALMENGLRAFLELRDGPFR comes from the coding sequence ATGGCCTACGAATATCTCTTGCTGGAGCATGACGAAGGCGTCGCCACGTTGACGCTGAACCGACCGGAGAAACAGAATGCCTTGTCGCAAGGACTGATGGCCGAACTGCGCGACGCGCTCGATGCCATCGACCGTGACCCCAGTATCCGCGTTGTCCTCATCACCGGTGCAGGGCGGGCGTTTTCCAGCGGGTTCGACCTTAGCCCCAAAGAACTGGTCGCCGATGCCCCTCGGGATGAAGCGGATTGGAACCGCCTCATTAAGCTCAACTTCGATACCCTGATGCGGATTTGGAACCTGCGTCAACCCGTGATCGCGGCGGTCAACGGTCCGGCCATCGCGGCGGGCTCGAATCTCGCGCTAGTCTGCGACATCACCATTGCCGCCGACACTGCCAGCTTCGGCGAGCCGGAAATTCGTCATTTTGCCCTCTCCCCGCTATTGCTCCTGCCCTACCTGTCCAACAACAACAAGGCCATGCACTACCTCTATTACAGTGGCGACACCATCGGCGCAGAAGAGGCGCTCAAGCTCGGGCTGGTCAGCAAAGTCGTCGCGCCCGACCAGTTGCTCCCCGAAGCGCGGCGCGTCGCCCAGCGTATCGCAAGAGTGCCGGCCTACCCGGTGCAGATCACCAAGCGCAGCATCAAGGCTGCTTACGAAATGATGGGATTCAAGAACGCGATGGAGCTGCACCGCGCCAACGACGCGCTGGTCATCGATGCCTCGCAGATTGAAGAGAAACGCAAACTCATGAGCGCACTGATGGAAAACGGCTTGCGTGCCTTCCTCGAATTGCGCGATGGACCGTTCCGGTAG
- a CDS encoding ribulose-phosphate 3-epimerase: MTQTTLISTVKIMPSVLSANFCRLEQDIKAVEEAGADGIHLDVMDGRFVPNITIGPFIVEAVRKTTTLPLDVHLMIVEPEKYIGDFVKAGADIISVHQEACPHLHRTIQLIKDAQKQAGVVLNPGTPLSTLEEALGDLDLILLMSVNPGFGGQKFIAASIEKVRRLRHILNERHSQAILEIDGGIDPDTAPQVVAAGATMLVAGSAVFRAQGGPGAGLRSLRESLRGITPSCQD, from the coding sequence ATGACACAGACTACACTCATCTCTACCGTAAAAATCATGCCTTCGGTGCTCTCGGCGAATTTTTGCCGCTTGGAGCAAGACATCAAAGCTGTGGAAGAGGCTGGTGCCGACGGCATCCACCTCGATGTCATGGACGGACGCTTCGTGCCGAACATCACGATCGGCCCTTTTATCGTCGAAGCCGTGCGCAAGACAACCACACTGCCGCTGGACGTCCACCTGATGATCGTCGAGCCAGAGAAATATATTGGCGACTTCGTCAAAGCCGGAGCGGATATCATCTCTGTCCATCAAGAAGCCTGTCCACATCTGCATCGAACGATCCAGTTGATTAAAGACGCACAGAAGCAAGCCGGTGTCGTCCTCAACCCCGGCACGCCACTCAGCACTTTGGAAGAAGCGCTCGGCGATCTCGATCTGATTCTGCTCATGAGCGTGAACCCCGGCTTCGGCGGGCAGAAATTCATCGCAGCCAGCATCGAGAAAGTACGCCGTCTGCGTCACATACTCAACGAACGCCACAGCCAGGCGATCCTTGAAATCGACGGTGGCATCGACCCGGATACCGCTCCACAAGTCGTCGCCGCTGGAGCCACCATGTTGGTTGCCGGGTCAGCCGTGTTTCGCGCCCAGGGCGGACCCGGTGCCGGCCTGCGGTCACTGCGCGAAAGCTTGCGCGGCATCACCCCATCTTGTCAGGACTGA
- a CDS encoding SagB/ThcOx family dehydrogenase, translating to MTTNRDLDVAWSYHNGTKHSLESLRRNPHALDWGNQPLAFKVYTEVERVPLPQEWPLAGMATLQAIAAYPPAVTEPCVPDVPTLAALLYLSAGITKRRAYPGGEIYFRAAACTGALYHIDLYLVCGELPGLAAGVYHFGPHDFALHRLRAGDYRGVLAHASGQEPAVAHAPATLICTSTYWRNSWKYQARTYRHCFWDVGTLLANFLAAAAALFPATRLVAGFADAEVNRLLDLDSEREVALALVPLGVDVAPVPEVSPAVVPLGRQTVPLSKTEVDYPAIRAMQAASSLETTAEVQAWRGAVAPTRQTDPSGKLFPLAPLSEDDWLPAPLATVIQHRGSARNFAREPITFAQLSTLLLQATRGIPADFLSNADRSLTDLYLIVHAVDGLAPGAYVLHRDRLALELLHTGIFRKEAGYLGLGQQLPADASVAIFCLTDLTAVLQQLGNRGYRAAQCEAAIIGGKCYLAAYGQRLGATGLTFFDDDVTEFFSPHAAGKSVMFLTAVGKPAKQKILA from the coding sequence GTGACCACCAATCGAGACCTGGACGTGGCTTGGTCGTACCACAACGGCACCAAACATTCGCTGGAAAGCCTGCGCCGCAATCCTCACGCGCTAGATTGGGGGAATCAGCCGCTGGCGTTCAAGGTGTACACGGAGGTCGAGCGGGTTCCCTTACCGCAGGAATGGCCGTTGGCGGGCATGGCCACTTTGCAGGCGATTGCCGCCTATCCGCCGGCTGTAACCGAGCCGTGCGTGCCCGATGTGCCTACGTTGGCCGCGTTGTTATATCTGTCGGCGGGAATCACCAAACGCCGGGCGTATCCAGGCGGCGAGATCTATTTTCGTGCGGCGGCGTGCACCGGCGCGCTTTATCATATCGATCTCTATCTGGTCTGCGGCGAGCTGCCCGGCCTTGCTGCGGGCGTGTATCACTTCGGTCCGCACGACTTTGCCCTCCACCGTTTGCGCGCAGGCGATTATCGCGGCGTGCTCGCGCATGCCAGCGGTCAGGAACCGGCGGTCGCCCATGCCCCGGCCACGCTGATTTGCACGAGCACGTACTGGCGCAACTCCTGGAAGTATCAAGCCCGCACCTACCGGCACTGTTTCTGGGATGTAGGGACGCTGCTGGCGAATTTTCTCGCGGCAGCGGCGGCGTTGTTCCCGGCTACGCGCCTCGTGGCTGGATTCGCCGATGCCGAAGTCAACCGTCTGCTCGACCTCGATAGCGAGCGCGAGGTGGCGTTGGCCCTCGTTCCTCTAGGAGTGGACGTTGCGCCGGTGCCTGAGGTATCGCCTGCTGTCGTTCCTCTGGGCCGGCAAACCGTGCCGTTATCGAAGACTGAAGTGGATTATCCTGCCATTCGTGCTATGCAGGCGGCTTCTTCTTTGGAGACGACAGCAGAAGTGCAAGCGTGGCGTGGGGCAGTGGCACCCACTCGCCAGACCGACCCTTCTGGAAAGCTGTTTCCACTCGCTCCTTTGTCGGAAGATGATTGGCTTCCTGCGCCCTTGGCGACGGTCATCCAACATCGCGGATCGGCCCGCAATTTCGCACGCGAACCAATCACGTTCGCGCAGCTTTCGACGCTGCTGCTCCAAGCGACGCGCGGAATTCCCGCCGATTTTCTTTCCAATGCCGACCGCTCGCTCACCGACCTGTATCTGATCGTTCATGCCGTGGACGGGCTCGCTCCTGGAGCCTACGTGTTGCACCGTGATCGTCTCGCGCTAGAGCTGTTGCACACGGGAATTTTTCGCAAGGAGGCTGGTTATCTAGGCTTAGGCCAGCAACTACCAGCTGACGCCAGTGTCGCTATCTTCTGCCTGACCGATCTTACCGCCGTCTTACAACAGTTAGGAAATCGTGGGTATCGCGCGGCGCAATGCGAAGCCGCGATTATCGGCGGCAAATGCTACCTGGCCGCCTACGGGCAAAGATTGGGGGCGACGGGTTTGACCTTTTTCGACGATGATGTCACAGAGTTCTTCTCGCCGCACGCGGCGGGGAAAAGCGTCATGTTTTTAACCGCCGTCGGCAAACCGGCAAAACAGAAAATACTTGCCTGA